A part of Desulfatiglans sp. genomic DNA contains:
- a CDS encoding glycosyl transferase: MTDFSESGIITTLQNLINRDASDFNRELKDISKDKNMVLLLPALVSEFDGPAMPNIIKNLMEVEYLHKIVLSLDQADEDQFKKIKEIMTPLPSNVRIVWHDGRRIKNLLQELKDSDFTLGQQGKGRSVWMTMGYILADPYVDAIALHDCDIVNYSKEMLARLIYPVVHPAMDFEFSKGYYARVTDRLYGRVTRLFYMPLIKSIKRILGYNAFIDYLSDFRYALSGEFAFVCNLARRIRISPTWGLEVSMLSEVYQMTSVNRICQVEISNTYEHKHQVLEKSKPDKGLIRMATDIAMALFRVLSQDGIMFSQSFFRTLLTSYTQDARIAIEKYNALSLLNGLAYDRHNEIEAIEAFVVSLKVAMEEFVKDPVGIPMLSAWVRIEAAIPDFSDRLRDAVEEDNM; encoded by the coding sequence ATGACCGATTTCAGTGAAAGCGGGATTATTACTACACTGCAAAACCTGATAAACAGGGATGCCTCAGACTTTAACAGAGAGTTAAAGGATATTTCCAAAGACAAAAATATGGTCCTGCTTCTGCCTGCCCTGGTCTCTGAATTCGACGGCCCTGCAATGCCTAATATTATTAAGAATCTTATGGAGGTGGAGTATCTACATAAGATCGTTTTATCTCTGGATCAGGCAGATGAAGACCAGTTTAAAAAGATCAAAGAGATAATGACCCCATTGCCATCCAATGTACGAATCGTTTGGCATGATGGACGAAGGATAAAAAACCTCCTTCAGGAACTGAAGGATTCAGATTTTACACTTGGCCAGCAAGGCAAGGGCAGGTCTGTATGGATGACCATGGGTTATATACTTGCTGATCCCTATGTGGATGCCATTGCCCTTCATGACTGCGATATAGTTAATTACAGTAAAGAGATGCTTGCAAGGTTAATTTATCCTGTGGTTCATCCGGCTATGGATTTTGAATTCAGTAAGGGTTACTATGCAAGGGTGACAGACAGGCTTTATGGCCGTGTGACACGCCTCTTTTATATGCCGCTTATCAAATCAATAAAACGTATTCTCGGGTATAATGCATTCATAGATTATCTCTCAGATTTTCGCTATGCCCTTTCAGGTGAGTTTGCCTTTGTATGCAACCTCGCGCGCAGGATCAGGATATCTCCCACATGGGGTCTTGAGGTATCGATGTTAAGCGAGGTTTACCAGATGACATCAGTAAACAGGATATGCCAGGTGGAGATAAGCAACACCTATGAACACAAGCATCAGGTTCTTGAAAAAAGCAAACCGGACAAGGGGCTTATTCGTATGGCAACAGATATTGCAATGGCTCTGTTCAGGGTGCTGAGCCAGGATGGCATAATGTTTAGCCAGTCATTTTTCAGGACCCTCCTGACATCCTACACACAGGACGCGCGTATTGCCATTGAAAAATACAATGCACTCTCTTTATTGAATGGGCTTGCCTATGACCGTCATAATGAGATTGAGGCTATAGAGGCCTTTGTTGTCTCCTTAAAGGTGGCAATGGAAGAGTTTGTAAAGGATCCGGTAGGTATCCCCATGCTCAGCGCCTGGGTGAGGATAGAGGCAGCCATCCCTGATTTTTCTGACAGGCTAAGGGATGCTGTTGAAGAGGATAA
- a CDS encoding glycosyltransferase has product MTSAMRFSTALRQHVRNKIEQMDHADIVVGVPSFSSAQSIENVLKMIFKGIKRHYPDHRAFIVVSDGGSTDDTREVARLVDPKSYNIDSIVTIYRGLPGKGSGLRAVLEIAAFLKARAVAFFDSDLMSITPEWIKSLIDPVMDGYDFVAPDYNRYKLDGTITNTIAYNLTRALYGQKIRQPIGGDFGVSPALVRYYLNQDVWETDVAKFGIDIWMTTSAIVGGFRICQAKLGAKVHGHKDPTADLGPMFRQVVGTTFQLMTQYQEYWMNVKGSKDVPSIGEAAGQEAEPFEIDHLSLIEYFKVGMKNFSGVWQNIIEENDMKSINDLAIVDKPDQFNLPIETWVKIVYQYAGTFHASPRQRFKVLDTMIPLYYARIASLVNELKDKNAKEAEDHFEAQAKCFEDLKGYMIEIWNRKGGA; this is encoded by the coding sequence ATGACATCAGCTATGAGATTTTCCACAGCATTAAGGCAGCACGTACGAAATAAAATAGAACAGATGGATCATGCAGATATAGTGGTCGGCGTGCCATCATTTTCCAGCGCCCAGTCAATTGAAAACGTACTCAAAATGATCTTTAAGGGGATTAAACGGCATTACCCTGACCACAGGGCATTTATTGTCGTCTCTGATGGCGGATCCACTGATGATACGAGAGAGGTAGCAAGGCTCGTTGATCCAAAGTCATACAATATTGACAGCATAGTCACAATTTACAGGGGGCTGCCAGGCAAGGGGTCAGGGTTAAGGGCTGTTCTTGAGATTGCGGCCTTTCTGAAGGCAAGGGCAGTGGCATTTTTTGACTCTGACCTGATGTCAATCACCCCTGAATGGATTAAGAGCCTGATTGATCCTGTAATGGATGGATATGACTTTGTTGCACCTGATTATAACAGGTATAAACTTGATGGCACCATTACCAATACCATCGCATATAATCTTACCAGGGCGCTGTATGGCCAGAAGATACGGCAGCCGATCGGCGGAGATTTTGGGGTATCGCCAGCCCTTGTCAGGTATTACCTTAATCAGGATGTATGGGAGACCGATGTAGCAAAGTTTGGCATTGATATATGGATGACAACATCGGCGATTGTTGGCGGTTTCAGGATCTGCCAGGCGAAGCTCGGGGCAAAGGTTCATGGACATAAAGACCCAACTGCTGATCTTGGCCCCATGTTCAGGCAGGTCGTGGGTACAACATTCCAGCTTATGACGCAGTACCAGGAGTACTGGATGAATGTGAAAGGATCAAAGGATGTGCCATCCATCGGGGAAGCGGCTGGGCAGGAGGCCGAGCCATTTGAGATCGACCATTTAAGCCTTATTGAATATTTCAAGGTAGGCATGAAGAACTTCAGCGGGGTATGGCAGAATATAATTGAAGAAAACGACATGAAGTCGATAAATGATCTTGCCATCGTCGATAAACCGGATCAGTTCAACCTGCCGATTGAGACATGGGTTAAAATTGTTTATCAGTATGCAGGTACGTTCCATGCATCGCCCAGACAGCGTTTCAAAGTGCTTGACACGATGATCCCCCTTTATTACGCACGCATAGCCTCGCTTGTGAATGAATTAAAGGATAAAAATGCTAAGGAGGCAGAAGACCATTTCGAGGCACAGGCTAAATGCTTTGAGGATTTAAAAGGGTATATGATTGAGATATGGAACAGAAAGGGAGGTGCATAA
- a CDS encoding HAD-IIB family hydrolase, producing MIIFTDLDGTLLNHDDYSFVEALPSLERIRQSAIPLILTTSKTNSETEILQIKIGIDDPFIVENGAAIFFPHKYTSFLLKNEVSEPPFQVAQTIQLGISYGRIRAFIEEIRDQFNITGFGDMSASEISGMTGLTLKSAEYAKQRQYTEPFILERDDDIYMLQEAAIKRGIKITKGGRFYHMIGMYQDKGEAVKIVRKIFDQKIGEKHLTIGLGDSINDIPMLNNVDIPVLIPNPEKGSPDISLPGLIRATDAGAKGWNDVIFRLLDEL from the coding sequence ATCATTATTTTTACAGACTTGGACGGCACACTGTTAAACCACGATGACTACTCATTTGTCGAGGCATTGCCATCCCTTGAAAGAATCAGGCAGTCCGCAATACCTTTGATACTTACCACCAGTAAGACTAACAGTGAGACCGAGATCCTCCAGATTAAAATAGGGATAGATGATCCGTTTATTGTGGAAAATGGAGCAGCAATATTTTTCCCTCACAAATACACGAGTTTTCTTTTAAAAAATGAGGTTTCTGAACCGCCCTTTCAGGTTGCGCAGACCATTCAGTTAGGTATATCTTATGGCAGGATAAGGGCCTTTATTGAAGAAATCAGGGATCAGTTTAATATCACCGGTTTCGGTGATATGTCAGCGAGCGAGATCTCCGGCATGACGGGTCTTACACTTAAAAGTGCGGAATATGCAAAGCAGCGGCAATATACAGAACCTTTTATACTGGAAAGGGATGATGACATCTACATGCTTCAGGAGGCTGCAATAAAGCGTGGCATCAAAATTACAAAAGGCGGAAGGTTTTATCATATGATCGGCATGTATCAGGATAAAGGAGAGGCTGTAAAGATAGTCCGCAAAATCTTTGATCAAAAGATCGGAGAAAAACATCTGACAATTGGCCTGGGTGACAGCATCAATGACATACCAATGCTTAATAATGTTGATATCCCCGTTCTTATACCTAACCCTGAGAAGGGATCCCCTGACATAAGCCTGCCTGGCCTCATCAGGGCGACAGATGCAGGTGCAAAGGGCTGGAATGATGTTATATTCAGGCTATTGGATGAACTATAA
- a CDS encoding SDR family oxidoreductase has product MGENLKGKVAVVTGSGQGIGRSIAIAMAKEGAKVVTNNRKPGSTGFAIMDESLVKNLKSEEKEALKKKSEEAKGDAETTAKAIRDAGGEAVAFFGDASNFKTAGELIQTAVDKFGKIDILVNVAGTFSFSPIWEMSEEMWDHVCGVKPKAYFNTIRHALPHMMKQRSGRIVNCTSGAFKGGGIRQAHYSAANAGVVGLTFAVAQEVIEYGITCNAFAPNALTRASFEIDAYEKAMPEGQGPWVFNNYKLPLNMSPSPDDLAPFICYLSTDDASQISGSVFFVGGPSIHLYSEAEWQSSLIKYGGRWTVDELKQQVPMNLMGMHKSSTMQMYEMAKK; this is encoded by the coding sequence ATGGGTGAAAATCTAAAGGGCAAGGTGGCGGTAGTAACAGGTTCAGGACAGGGCATAGGACGCAGCATTGCAATTGCAATGGCAAAAGAGGGCGCAAAGGTGGTTACAAATAACCGCAAACCCGGCTCCACCGGCTTTGCAATCATGGACGAATCTCTTGTTAAGAACCTCAAGAGTGAAGAAAAAGAGGCGCTTAAAAAGAAATCTGAAGAGGCAAAGGGTGATGCTGAAACCACTGCAAAGGCTATAAGAGATGCAGGAGGCGAGGCCGTAGCCTTTTTTGGTGATGCCAGTAATTTTAAAACAGCAGGGGAGCTTATCCAGACCGCAGTAGACAAGTTTGGTAAAATAGATATCCTTGTTAATGTGGCTGGCACCTTTTCATTCAGCCCGATCTGGGAGATGAGCGAAGAGATGTGGGATCACGTGTGTGGTGTAAAGCCAAAGGCATATTTTAATACTATCCGGCATGCCCTGCCCCATATGATGAAGCAGAGGTCAGGCAGAATCGTCAACTGCACATCAGGGGCATTCAAGGGAGGAGGCATACGCCAGGCCCATTATTCCGCTGCCAATGCCGGTGTTGTTGGCCTTACATTCGCGGTGGCCCAGGAGGTGATAGAGTACGGCATCACCTGTAATGCCTTTGCCCCCAATGCACTTACAAGGGCCTCCTTTGAGATAGATGCATATGAAAAGGCAATGCCAGAGGGCCAGGGCCCATGGGTCTTTAATAATTACAAGCTGCCTCTAAATATGAGCCCGAGTCCTGATGACCTGGCCCCTTTTATCTGTTATCTCTCCACGGATGATGCCTCACAGATCAGCGGATCGGTATTTTTTGTGGGCGGGCCGAGCATACATCTCTATTCCGAGGCTGAGTGGCAGAGTTCGCTTATCAAGTATGGTGGGAGATGGACAGTCGATGAACTTAAACAGCAGGTGCCCATGAACCTTATGGGCATGCATAAAAGCTCTACCATGCAGATGTATGAAATGGCAAAAAAATAG
- the purQ gene encoding phosphoribosylformylglycinamidine synthase I — MMAVKAIILTGYGLNCDNETEYALRLAGAEPLRMHINDLIDNSGKILDEYQILVFGGGFSWADDHGAGVIFATKIKYNIGDRINSFIEKGNLVIGICNGFQSLVNLGLLPGFDNNYAERRVALTNNDRGNFIDCWVNLKVNPASNCVFTKGIDTIELPVRHGEGKLFASEKDIERLFKDNQVVMQYADNAGKPAKGSWPLNPNGSTRDIAGICDPTGRIFGLMPHPEAFNSYMNHPDWTRKKETLSRAGKSIENSEGEGIKIFRNAVQYIQNR; from the coding sequence ATAATGGCTGTTAAGGCAATCATATTAACCGGGTACGGGCTAAATTGTGATAATGAAACAGAGTATGCCCTCAGACTCGCAGGGGCAGAGCCCTTAAGGATGCACATAAATGACCTGATTGATAACTCAGGTAAGATACTCGATGAATATCAAATCCTTGTATTTGGTGGCGGTTTCAGTTGGGCCGATGACCACGGCGCAGGCGTGATATTCGCAACAAAGATCAAATACAATATCGGTGACAGAATAAACAGCTTCATTGAAAAGGGGAACCTGGTTATAGGCATATGCAACGGGTTTCAGTCGCTTGTTAACCTTGGCCTCTTACCGGGATTTGATAATAACTACGCTGAAAGACGTGTGGCCTTAACAAATAATGACAGGGGTAACTTTATTGACTGCTGGGTGAACCTCAAGGTCAACCCTGCTTCAAACTGTGTATTCACAAAGGGGATAGATACCATTGAACTCCCTGTAAGACATGGTGAGGGTAAGCTCTTTGCATCTGAAAAGGATATTGAGCGGCTTTTTAAGGATAACCAGGTGGTGATGCAGTACGCTGATAACGCAGGCAAACCTGCAAAGGGCTCATGGCCATTAAACCCGAATGGCTCTACAAGGGATATCGCAGGCATATGTGACCCTACAGGCAGGATATTCGGCCTTATGCCGCACCCTGAGGCATTTAATTCATACATGAACCACCCTGACTGGACCAGAAAAAAGGAGACATTATCAAGGGCGGGTAAAAGCATAGAAAACAGTGAGGGAGAGGGAATAAAAATATTCAGGAATGCTGTGCAATATATTCAGAACAGATAA
- a CDS encoding phosphoribosylformylglycinamidine synthase yields the protein MAFRLEIRLKKELPDAEGNNIKKKANDYFGLGVNDIRVIKILTIDADLSEKDLEAIRREIFTNPVTELSSFSPMATGFDWLIWVGYRPGVRDTAGSTAVEAIEDFLKRPFNRGGAVYTSKLYEIRGGIDEAGAMKIASEILSNDIIQQYRIYSKKEWDKEKGIGIIIPSVRLDHVPKSNTISIGSDEELKRISGERNLALQERDIPTIRQYFLREDIRSERKKVGLDEPTDVEIEYISQSRSDHCNHNTFRAMFNYTDIATGEKSEVNNLFKSCIQAPTLELADKKEWVVSVLWDNAGVARLDEKNNYTITGETHNSPSNMEAYGGSITGIVGIYRDPLGTGKGSKLILGIYGYCVGDRDYNGPLKPHLHPRRLLDGVIEGVKDGGNKSGVPTPFGQVVFDKGYMGKCLVFVTALGIMPATVDNEPSHLKKTEPGDLIIMSGGRVGKDGIHGVTASSEVFSEHTPAGHVQIGDPYTQKKMHDFLLEARDEGLIAFITDNGGGGLSSSIGESATLSNGCRVDLDKVPLKYEGLDQWEIWVSESQERMTIAVKPKHLERFMELSKKHAVESTVIGEYNDSGYLRLDYNGKTCAYISMDFMQSDFPQWVFDAEWTPPEMRGLYEPVISEPKNHGEMLKAMLARPNICSKNWIQRQYDHEVQGGSIIKPLVGKGRDIPGDAAVVKPVLDSPAGIAVSQTINPFLSEIDTYHMTGYIIDESVRKVIAVGGDFEHLGGVDNFCWPTVQYHPETNPDGKYKAAQLVRSNWALKDYCLAYGIPLLSGKDSMYIDGNLEGPYGERRKVSGLPTLLFTVSSVIKDTAKCVTMDSKLPGDLVYILGQTRNELGGSEYYQMMGETGVNVPKVNTEELIPLYKKMCEAIGKGLIASAHAVSRGGLAVHLAMVAMGGETGMDIDLKNVPDVSGLPDAKILYSESAGRFIVTVDPAKKERFEGLFRGMPAGLVGRVTNTNIFRITGSGGMEIMAEEIKELKTSFHKRFGGLL from the coding sequence ATGGCCTTTAGACTTGAAATACGACTGAAAAAGGAGTTACCCGATGCAGAGGGTAATAACATAAAAAAGAAGGCAAATGATTACTTTGGCCTCGGGGTTAATGATATACGCGTAATAAAGATACTGACTATAGACGCAGACCTCAGTGAAAAAGATCTTGAGGCGATCAGGAGAGAGATATTCACCAACCCGGTAACAGAGCTATCTTCATTCTCACCCATGGCGACCGGTTTTGACTGGCTTATATGGGTGGGTTACAGGCCCGGTGTAAGGGACACTGCCGGGAGCACAGCAGTGGAGGCGATAGAGGATTTTCTTAAAAGGCCATTTAATAGGGGGGGGGCTGTATACACATCCAAACTCTATGAAATACGGGGCGGTATTGATGAAGCAGGGGCAATGAAAATAGCCTCGGAAATACTCTCAAACGATATTATCCAGCAATACAGGATCTACTCTAAAAAGGAGTGGGACAAAGAGAAGGGCATAGGGATAATCATCCCGAGTGTCAGGCTTGATCATGTGCCAAAGTCAAACACCATATCCATCGGCTCTGATGAAGAGTTAAAAAGGATATCAGGGGAGAGGAACCTTGCCCTTCAGGAGAGGGATATCCCGACTATCAGGCAATATTTTCTAAGAGAAGATATCCGCTCTGAGCGCAAGAAGGTAGGGCTTGATGAGCCTACTGATGTTGAGATTGAATATATATCACAGTCCAGAAGCGACCATTGCAACCACAATACATTCCGCGCTATGTTCAATTATACTGATATCGCCACAGGGGAAAAGAGTGAGGTGAATAACCTCTTCAAGAGCTGCATACAGGCCCCGACCCTTGAGCTTGCGGATAAAAAGGAGTGGGTGGTATCGGTTTTATGGGATAATGCGGGTGTGGCACGTCTGGACGAAAAGAACAACTACACCATTACAGGTGAAACCCATAACAGTCCATCAAACATGGAGGCATATGGAGGTTCCATTACAGGTATTGTGGGCATATACCGTGACCCTCTTGGCACAGGCAAGGGTTCAAAACTTATTTTAGGGATATATGGGTACTGTGTTGGTGACAGGGATTATAATGGCCCGCTTAAACCACATCTGCACCCGAGAAGGCTGCTTGATGGAGTGATAGAGGGGGTGAAGGATGGCGGAAACAAGAGCGGCGTGCCAACCCCATTCGGCCAGGTGGTCTTTGACAAAGGGTATATGGGTAAGTGCCTGGTATTTGTAACTGCATTAGGCATTATGCCCGCAACAGTAGATAATGAGCCCTCACACCTTAAAAAGACAGAACCGGGTGATCTGATTATCATGTCTGGCGGAAGGGTCGGCAAGGACGGGATTCACGGTGTTACCGCATCATCCGAGGTCTTCAGTGAACACACCCCTGCGGGGCATGTACAGATAGGAGACCCCTACACACAGAAAAAGATGCACGATTTCCTGCTTGAGGCAAGGGATGAGGGGCTTATCGCATTTATTACAGATAATGGGGGCGGAGGGCTTTCATCATCCATAGGGGAATCCGCCACATTAAGTAACGGCTGCCGGGTTGACCTTGATAAGGTGCCGCTCAAATATGAAGGGCTTGACCAGTGGGAGATATGGGTCTCTGAATCACAGGAGAGGATGACCATCGCAGTCAAGCCAAAACACCTTGAAAGGTTCATGGAGCTTAGCAAAAAACATGCGGTGGAATCCACTGTAATAGGCGAATATAATGATTCAGGCTATCTGAGGCTCGACTATAATGGTAAGACATGTGCCTATATAAGCATGGATTTTATGCAGTCTGATTTTCCCCAGTGGGTGTTTGATGCGGAGTGGACCCCTCCTGAGATGAGGGGGTTATACGAACCTGTCATAAGTGAGCCAAAAAATCATGGCGAAATGCTTAAGGCCATGCTTGCAAGGCCGAATATCTGCTCTAAGAACTGGATCCAGAGGCAATATGACCATGAGGTACAGGGCGGGAGCATCATCAAACCCCTTGTTGGTAAGGGTAGAGACATACCGGGCGATGCCGCTGTGGTGAAACCGGTGCTTGATTCACCTGCCGGTATTGCAGTATCACAGACCATCAACCCTTTCTTATCTGAGATTGATACCTACCATATGACAGGGTATATAATAGATGAATCAGTAAGAAAGGTTATTGCAGTTGGCGGTGACTTTGAACATCTTGGCGGCGTTGATAACTTCTGCTGGCCCACAGTCCAGTATCACCCTGAGACTAACCCTGATGGCAAATACAAGGCCGCCCAGCTTGTAAGGTCAAACTGGGCCTTGAAGGATTACTGCCTTGCATATGGGATACCTCTCCTTTCCGGCAAGGACAGCATGTATATAGATGGAAACCTTGAAGGGCCATACGGAGAAAGAAGAAAGGTATCAGGGCTTCCCACCCTGCTTTTTACTGTATCCAGCGTGATAAAGGATACGGCAAAATGCGTGACAATGGACAGTAAGTTACCAGGAGACCTTGTATATATCCTTGGTCAGACCAGGAATGAGCTTGGGGGAAGCGAGTATTACCAGATGATGGGAGAAACAGGGGTTAATGTCCCAAAGGTAAATACAGAAGAGCTTATACCCCTGTACAAAAAGATGTGCGAGGCAATAGGAAAAGGGTTGATAGCCTCTGCCCACGCGGTTTCAAGGGGCGGGCTTGCAGTTCACCTGGCAATGGTTGCGATGGGTGGTGAAACTGGTATGGATATAGATTTAAAAAATGTGCCCGATGTCTCAGGCCTGCCAGATGCAAAGATACTCTACTCGGAGTCAGCAGGGAGATTTATAGTTACTGTTGACCCGGCAAAAAAAGAGCGGTTCGAAGGGCTCTTCAGGGGAATGCCAGCCGGACTTGTCGGCAGGGTAACGAATACAAATATTTTCAGGATTACAGGGTCAGGCGGAATGGAGATCATGGCTGAGGAAATAAAAGAGCTTAAAACCAGCTTCCACAAGAGGTTTGGAGGATTATTATAA
- a CDS encoding AAA domain-containing protein, protein MTTIIEDQENGRNEYEKLPNQQELEKELGDYLSKKYGNRIKILSPVMLPKGDVDDIEEGRDYQNKKGVPEFDMLPEELEAHLDTFVIKQKDAKAVLATKICTHFNRVNYLNKLSGKKKQSGVGMIKNNVLMIGPTGVGKTYMIKLLAQKLGVPMVKGDATKFSETGYVGGDVEDLVRDLVYEAGENIELAENGIIYIDEIDKIASANNFIGHDVSRTGVQRALLKPMEETEVDLKVAHDPISQIQAIEQFRRTGKKEKRVVNTKNILFIMSGAFGALTDIIKKRLQKQGIGFEADVSPTEIPWEIMKEVTAQDLVEFGFESEFIGRLPVIVVFDELTKEDLADILKNPNNPVIVSKRQDFRAYGIDIKFEDEALDKIAELAAKLKTGARGLVSAVEKVLIPFEKHLPSTEIKQLLVTPQLVDDPRGELAKLKEGYDDPERLARFEQMRKRELENLAAFIEEREKDFRHLSGMALSQERRELIGEIYLRTTTDINSAFEDYKRMYRQVRDEEILLAEKLEISMSFDESAVDELIRQSLDSNKEPGPLAFYMAKKLEYGLKLVKDRSGIEHFTLNRDAIIDMERYINTLLKRYYKQHFDENENLIPIDTDKNIK, encoded by the coding sequence ATGACCACAATAATAGAAGATCAGGAAAATGGGCGAAATGAGTATGAAAAACTGCCTAATCAGCAGGAACTTGAAAAGGAACTTGGAGATTATCTTTCCAAAAAATATGGAAACCGCATAAAGATTCTATCCCCTGTAATGCTTCCCAAAGGTGATGTTGACGATATTGAAGAGGGGAGGGATTATCAAAACAAAAAGGGTGTGCCTGAATTTGATATGCTCCCTGAAGAGCTTGAGGCGCACCTTGATACCTTTGTGATAAAACAGAAGGACGCAAAGGCAGTGCTTGCCACAAAGATCTGTACCCACTTTAACAGGGTCAATTACCTTAATAAACTCTCGGGCAAAAAGAAACAGTCAGGCGTAGGGATGATAAAAAACAATGTCCTTATGATCGGGCCGACAGGTGTGGGCAAAACCTATATGATAAAACTCCTTGCCCAGAAACTGGGTGTGCCTATGGTAAAGGGTGATGCAACCAAGTTCAGCGAGACCGGCTATGTGGGAGGCGATGTTGAAGACCTTGTAAGGGACCTTGTTTATGAGGCGGGTGAAAACATTGAACTGGCCGAGAACGGCATAATCTATATAGACGAAATAGATAAGATAGCAAGCGCAAACAATTTTATAGGACACGATGTCTCCCGCACAGGTGTCCAGAGGGCGCTTTTAAAACCCATGGAAGAGACAGAGGTTGACCTCAAGGTGGCCCATGACCCTATCTCCCAGATACAGGCAATAGAGCAGTTCAGGCGCACAGGTAAAAAGGAAAAGCGCGTGGTAAACACGAAAAATATCCTTTTTATCATGAGCGGGGCATTCGGCGCCCTTACTGACATCATCAAGAAAAGGCTTCAGAAGCAGGGCATCGGTTTTGAGGCGGATGTCTCTCCAACAGAGATCCCATGGGAGATCATGAAGGAGGTAACAGCGCAGGATCTTGTGGAGTTTGGTTTTGAGTCCGAGTTTATAGGCAGGCTACCTGTTATAGTGGTATTTGATGAACTTACAAAAGAGGACCTGGCGGACATCCTAAAAAATCCAAATAACCCTGTCATTGTGAGTAAGAGACAGGATTTCAGGGCATATGGTATAGATATAAAGTTTGAGGATGAGGCACTGGACAAGATCGCAGAGCTGGCCGCAAAGCTGAAGACTGGTGCAAGAGGCCTTGTAAGCGCAGTGGAAAAGGTGCTCATACCCTTTGAAAAACATCTGCCATCCACGGAGATCAAACAGCTCCTCGTAACACCTCAACTGGTTGACGACCCCAGGGGCGAACTCGCTAAACTCAAGGAGGGGTATGATGACCCTGAGCGTTTAGCCCGTTTTGAGCAGATGAGGAAAAGGGAGCTTGAAAACCTTGCCGCATTTATTGAGGAGAGGGAAAAGGATTTCAGGCATCTGTCCGGCATGGCCCTGAGCCAGGAGAGAAGGGAGCTGATAGGTGAGATTTATCTAAGGACAACCACCGACATAAACAGCGCCTTTGAGGATTATAAAAGAATGTATAGACAGGTGAGGGATGAAGAGATCCTCCTTGCTGAAAAGCTTGAGATCAGCATGTCATTTGATGAAAGCGCTGTTGATGAGCTGATCAGGCAATCACTTGATTCAAACAAGGAACCCGGACCTCTTGCTTTTTATATGGCAAAAAAGCTTGAGTACGGGCTCAAGCTTGTAAAAGATCGCTCCGGCATAGAACATTTTACCTTGAACCGGGATGCCATTATTGATATGGAAAGGTATATAAACACGCTGCTTAAAAGGTATTACAAACAGCACTTTGATGAAAATGAGAATCTGATACCAATTGACACGGATAAAAATATTAAATGA